The Heterodontus francisci isolate sHetFra1 chromosome 43, sHetFra1.hap1, whole genome shotgun sequence genome window below encodes:
- the gmip gene encoding GEM-interacting protein isoform X6, translated as MIKMAEATKTSISQEKFMPFQYIYTMALQHDIHNGQRIIKTRNELQHSKYIQPLMLRKNELEKHRRDFKEQWQKEQRRMNDALTALRKSKQAYHQRCEDFEKAKLQSAKAEEEQQSLSVSGTNPGSASKHLEKRRRSKDEAHLKLQDAEIYYRNCVFEANIRRRELETMKMTIITQLRKLINHGDIILKEVSATLFQMQQEQVEQVPLAFQSMHENIRPYQPGQKYFEFIQNLDQKMLPMEIYEFEEFATPSRRSSPAGRRKSGATTIHRSSTSSGDFPGVLEESENKLMFRNAAGTKPALSDAEGPGANVIDSPMSSPAHFGRKLPKVTPSVMSPDDFEDRDGSQLQDNDLTDLINESSATLGRFKNVLLSKAAQTHHLRKLKGPTKCRECESLIMVNGAECEECYLACHRKCLESVAIICGHRKLQNKVSLFGVDFAQAPRETADEVPFVIRKCTAEIEGRALSVQGLYRVNGSKVRISKLRQSFENGRDLTDISENSPHDITNVLTLYLRELPEPIVLFSLYDDFMNFAKELHQACEELKDRQAKGVPAETGKVAQLIQRAKTLLQKLPASNYNALEHIIGHLHRVAERCEENKMSSNNLGIIFGPTLIRLPALEDTASMISLLNSGYQAQVVDFLIEQHSLIFETRLGLKSLSLETIVNREREALRSATDRSNSSENLTLKRHSSEGYVSDKSSSNEALDDSRDQRRESCDSSDMAAAGQADAARTVSEDARSLDGQDSESDSSADPFQRYAFSRQPGKYQRYGQAKTRPIIPKPSALPNITANLPAAAVEEECAETLAADGGGAAADTEWRAVGSSRSSSPESATLRRSAGKHKRFEMTVGTARLVSKLQDRRRVESSEAGACQAGATTHNTEGDKGSEGAVPEQPGGLETERQQHVAAASGTMNRPGGLETEREQHVAAANDGSDRLGSPETEGERHVTAANNGSVRLGSLETEQAPHAAAATAELNTNQSNNVLSQHEERQHVERMLHVLRQRQSLAGRAAPFV; from the exons AACGATGCACTGACCGCGCTGCGGAAGTCAAAGCAGGCGTACCATCAGCGCTGCGAGGATTTTGAGAAGGCGAAACTGCAGAGTGCCAAGGCCGAGGAAGAGCAGCAGTCTCTGAGTGTGAGCGGCACTAATCCGGGCAGCGCCAGCAAGCACCTGGAGAAACGCAGGCGGTCAAAGGACGAGGCACATTTGAAG CTTCAGGATGCTGAAATCTATTACAGAAACTGTGTTTTCGAGGCCAACATCAGGCGCAGGGAGCTGGAGACAATGAAAATGACGATCATCACACAACTTCGTAAACTCATCAACCACGGCGACATCATACTGAAAGAG GTCTCTGCAACCCTATTCCAAATGCAGCAGGAGCAGGTTGAACAGGTACCATTGGCCTTCCAATCTATGCATGAGAATATCAGACCCTACCAACCTGGCCAGAAATATTTCGAGTTCATTCAAAACCTGGACCAGAAGATGCTGCCCATGGAGATCTATGAATTTGAGGAGTTTGCCACCCCCAGCAGGAG GTCCTCCCCTGCAGGAAGGCGTAAAAGTGGTGCCACGACAATCCATCGATCATCAACGTCTTCTGGTGACTTCCCAGGCGTGTTAGAAGAGTCTGAAAACAAACTCA TGTTTCGTAACGCAGCTGGGACGAAGCCTGCCTTAAGTGATGCAGAAGGTCCTGGAGCCAACGTCATTGATTCTCCTATGTCCAGTCCAG CTCATTTCGGTAGGAAATTACCAAAAGTTACACCTTCAGTGATGTCTCCAGATGATTTTGAAGATAGGGATGGGAGCCAGTTGCAGGATAATG ATTTGACTGACTTGATCAATGAGTCTTCTGCAACATTAGGACGTTTCAAGAATGTCTTACTCTCCAAGGCAGCACAAACTCACCATCTGCGCAAACTCAAAGGCCCAACCAAATGCCGAGAGTGTGAGAGCCTCATCATGGTGAATGGAGCCGAGTGCGAGGAG TGCTACCTGGCGTGTCACAGGAAGTGCCTCGAGTCGGTTGCCATCATCTGCGGGCATCGGAAGCTGCAGAACAAGGTCTCCCTGTTTGGTGTCGACTTTGCACAGGCTCCGAGGGAGACGGCTGATGAGGTACCCTTCGTCATCAGAAAGTGCACAGCAGAGATAGAGGGCCGGGCACTGAGCGTACAG GGGCTCTATCGGGTAAATGGTTCAAAGGTACGCATCTCCAAACTACGCCAGTCCTTCGAAAATGGGAGGGACCTCACTGACATATCCGAGAACTCCCCTCATGACATCACCAACGTGTTAACTCTGTACCTCCGAGAG CTCCCCGAGCCGATTGTTCTCTTCAGTCTCTACGACGATTTTATGAACTTTGCCAAAGAGTTACACCAGGCCTGTGAAGAGCTGAAGGACAGACAGGCCAAGGGAGTGCCCGCGGAAACCGGTAAAGTGGCACAGCTCATCCAGCGGGCTAAGACCTTGCTGCAGAAACTGCCAGCTTCCAACTACAATGCTCTGGAGCACATCATCGGGCACCTCCACAG AGTGGCTGAACGATGCGAAGAAAACAAGATGTCGTCCAATAACCTGGGAATAATCTTTGGCCCCACGCTAATTAGACTTCCAGCTCTGGAGGATACGGCTTCAATGATTTCTCTGCTTAACTCTGGCTACCAGGCTCAAGTTGTCGATTTCCTCATCGAGCAACACAGTCTGATCTTTGAGACCAGACTAGGCCTCAAATCCTTGTCGTTGGAAACGATAGTAAACCGAGAGAGAGAGGCCCTGCGCTCGGCAACGGACAGAAGCAATTCCTCCGAG AATCTGACTCTGAAGCGGCATTCTAGTGAAGGATATGTATCGGACAAATCCTCATCAAATGAAGCACTCGATGACTCACGAGACCAACGGAGAGAAAGCTGTGACAGCAGTGACATGGCAG CAGCAGGCCAGGCCGATGCAGCAAGAACGGTTTCGGAAGACGCGCGCTCTCTGGATGGACAGGATTCCGAAAGCGATAGCAGCGCCGACCCCTTTCAGCGATACGCCTTCAGCCGGCAGCCTGGCAAATACCAGCGGTACGGGCAGGCCAAAACCCGGCCCATCATCCCCAAGCCTTCGGCTCTTCCCAACATCACTGCCAACCTGCCGGCggcagcagtggaagaggagtgcgcCGAGACGCTGGCTGCGGATGGCGGCGGGGCTGCCGCAGACACGGAGTGGAGGGCGGTAGGCTCCAGCCGGAGCTCGTCACCGGAGAGCGCCACGTTGCGGCGCTCAGCCGGCAAGCACAAGCGGTTCGAGATGACCGTTGGCACGGCCAGGCTCGTGTCAAAGCTTCAAGACCGGAGGCGGGTAGAGAGCAGTGAGGCCGGTGCGTGCCAGGCCGGGGCCACAACCCACAATACTGAAGGAGACAAAGGCAGCGAGGGTGCCGTCCCGGAGCAGCCGGGGGGGCtggaaacagagcggcagcagcacGTGGCGGCAGCAAGTGGTACTATGAACCGGCCGGGGGGCCTGGAAACAGAGCGGGAGCAGCACGTGGCGGCAGCGAACGATGGCTCAGACCGGCTGGGGAGCCCGGAAACAGAGGGGGAGCGGCACGTGACGGCAGCAAACAACGGCTCAGTCCGGCTGGGAAGCCTCGAAACGGAACAGGCACCGCACGCGGCGGCAGCAACTGCCGAACTGAACACGAACCAATCCAACAACGTGCTCAGCCAGCACGAGGAGCGGCAGCACGTGGAGAGGATGCTGCACGTGCTGCGTCAACGGCAGAGCCTCGCGGGGAGGGCGGCTCCCTTTGTGTGA